The DNA segment CTCATGATATTTCCGTTAGATGCTTCCGGTGCAAACGCTCTATATGAGGAAGTTGTCGCTAAGGGAATACCTGTTATTAATTATGGTGCAGCAACACAAACTCCCACTCCTGCTTCTTTTACAGTTGCCACCAACGTAAAAGCAGCTGCAATGATAGCAACTGAAAAAGTTATCGAAGCAATGGGCGGAAAGGGCGGAATATTAAACGTGCTTGAGGTTGTAACTGATCCTAATACTATTCTCAGAAAAGAAGGTGTTGAAGAAGCAGTCGCGAAATATCCTGATGTAACCATAGTCCAAACCATCGGAGACATGAATGCAGTTGAGCAGTGCATTGAAAAAATCAGCAATGCTTTGGCTGCACAAGGTGATAAAATAAACGGTATAGTAACAACAGGGTATAATCCAACTGTTGCTGCTGCTACCATATTGTCAGAAATGAAAAATGATAAAATAGCATTTGTTGGTATTGATGATGACCCTGTTGTTTTAAAAGCTATTGAAGAAGGATATATAACAGGAACATTTAACCAGAATCCTTATCTGCAGGGTTATGCTGTGCCGGTACTGCTTGAATATTTAATCGATGGCATGGAAACAAAGGAAGACTATGTATTTATTGATTCTTCCGGAGTAGTAATAACAAAAGACAATCTGGACAGCTTTATGGATCTACTCTGGGGTGCCGCTGATGATTTGGTTAAAAACGCAAAAACTACTTATTTTAAATAATTACTGATATTTAACAGGAGGAATATCCGGTGTTAACGATAAGTAATATTAGCAAATCTTTTCCAGGTGTAAGAGCTTTGGATGATGTTTCTGTTGAATTTATAAGTGGAGAAATCCATGCTCTTCTTGGGGAAAACGGTGCTGGAAAAAGTACTTTGATGAAAATTATTGGAGGTGTCTACAAGCCTGATACAGGTAAAATGTTCTTTGATGAAAAAGAGCTGGTGCTCAG comes from the Actinomycetota bacterium genome and includes:
- a CDS encoding sugar ABC transporter substrate-binding protein — its product is LMIFPLDASGANALYEEVVAKGIPVINYGAATQTPTPASFTVATNVKAAAMIATEKVIEAMGGKGGILNVLEVVTDPNTILRKEGVEEAVAKYPDVTIVQTIGDMNAVEQCIEKISNALAAQGDKINGIVTTGYNPTVAAATILSEMKNDKIAFVGIDDDPVVLKAIEEGYITGTFNQNPYLQGYAVPVLLEYLIDGMETKEDYVFIDSSGVVITKDNLDSFMDLLWGAADDLVKNAKTTYFK